Sequence from the Acidobacteriota bacterium genome:
CCGCGCAAGTCACCCGGGCGCATCCTCATGGACATGGTGCTGGTGCTGCGCAACCTGCGTTTCGCGCTGTTCCTGGTGGTGTCCAGCGGCTTCTTCTTCATCTACAACCAGGTGTACAACGTGCTGCCACTCTATCTGAAGAAGGTCGTGGAGCTCGACCCGCCCGTGGACCTCATCACCATGGCCAACCCGTTCACCATCGTGTTCTTCCAGCTCCTCATCACCAAGCTGTTCGGCAAGTGGAAACCCATCAACTCCATCGTGGTGGGCACGGTGATCATCGGCCTGGCCATGGTCATCAACCTGGTGCCCATCTATTATCTTGGCATCCGGAACTTGAGCCTGGGCACCCTGCTGCCACTGGGCTCCATCTTCATCACGTTGACCGTGGCCCTCATCGCGTTCGGCGAACTGTTCACCTCGGCGCGGACCTATGAGTATATCGGCGCCCTGGCGCCCAAGGGGCAGGAGGGACTGTTCCTCGGTTACGCAAATCTGCCCATGGCCATCGGCTCGTTTTTCGGCGGGCCGGTGGGTGCGCTCATCTTCAACGAGGTGATCTGCCGCGGCGCCGTCAAGCGGCCGGACGGCCTGCTCGACCCCGATCCATTCTGGAACACCTTCGGCTGGCTCCTGCTCATGACCATCGGGCTTGTTTCGGCCTTCAGCATGTGGCTCTACAACCGCTGGCTCCGGAAGCAGCAGGCGGCATGACGGAACCGGCCCCGGGCCGGGCGGCAGCGCGAGGGATCAGAGCCGCTTCTGCATCCAGACCACGTCGAAATCGCGGTCGAACTTGCGTCCTACGGCC
This genomic interval carries:
- a CDS encoding peptide MFS transporter; this encodes MDPKPGNFPSTFWMANVTELFERGAFYAMASFVVLYLGQLGLGDYWPSTLNGTVLWTLVYFLPILSGTIADQVGFKKSLLVAFVLLAAGYFLMGYPVWFGGATLAKTVESEVTAGANVVIPVVIAIVLIGLGGSVVKPCISGTVQKTSGVLATLAFGIFYMVINIGSLCGRGVSYAVRKQFDLSYIFAVSAAFAVVAFFVVLILYKDPDRLPGAAEKKPRKSPGRILMDMVLVLRNLRFALFLVVSSGFFFIYNQVYNVLPLYLKKVVELDPPVDLITMANPFTIVFFQLLITKLFGKWKPINSIVVGTVIIGLAMVINLVPIYYLGIRNLSLGTLLPLGSIFITLTVALIAFGELFTSARTYEYIGALAPKGQEGLFLGYANLPMAIGSFFGGPVGALIFNEVICRGAVKRPDGLLDPDPFWNTFGWLLLMTIGLVSAFSMWLYNRWLRKQQAA